The following proteins are encoded in a genomic region of Oreochromis aureus strain Israel breed Guangdong linkage group 8, ZZ_aureus, whole genome shotgun sequence:
- the LOC116327635 gene encoding ataxin-2-like protein — MLKQQQQPGSGGRKASNGTSGPAGMSSPVSGINNANRAPAGRNRSSAKPSFQSSPVFEGVYNNARMLHFLTAVVGSTCDVRVKNGSAFEGIFKTLSSKCELAVDAVHKRNEEEGSTSAPPRREDITDTMIFSPSDLVTMICRDVDLNYATRDTFTDTAISSSRINGEHKEKVLQRWDGGDSNGESYDLETDTSNGWDANEMFRYNEVKYGVTSTYDSSLSMYTVPLERGNSENYRQREARAARLAQEIESSPQYRSRVNLENDEGRTEEDKFSAVARDGNDRERGRESPRDKERERGRDSPGASNREGKYIPLPQRQREMNRERAERGSGGPPSHNRLSGGYRSTPPSSSSPKPPLPSAAGPQPGVTPSERSSPLSGRVGAYAPHHPQGNASPSPGSGPASPYTPASPGGPSSSSASASTAPSPASPPAPHGHTVPHSHSLPHSLSDASRSVNGVAARTSPKAQRPPQSSRTSRTQNSHAQSTATRSPKSGSSQDTPYLDTSSVSLPAQKTSGPAPLFPVDVNEILGAAAKERSGESPSTTEESKTSKAPSVQQRSHIEELRKFGKEFRLPPSGANASSPSSPAAGATPPAVSEVSQPSAANPAPSDAHPPSESKPQPAAPSPSQTQPSPAVSEDPSKDTAATLGTTTAAATTPLSDRQSPATPQPARTPGSEEVRSEAAERTEGVADQVKKSTLNPNAKEFNPIKPQMPMTKPNTAPTPPRPTPQSPVVLQHPGGQGPLYNPQPYLSSYISQIHSVPPPQMYQYTMSAVSQGKYPRAKGSVVAQRSDHGSSAPPMLQAASAAGAPLVASPYPQSYLQYNPQQYGQQQVIQAMTPYPGQPMYSMLQGGARMIGQGGGPHPQALGPPGGPQFSAQGDGPQGPQQGIYAPQSFSHHTGAVHQPQPSSTPTGNQPPPQHTAPSPGQNAQSGPQPQSLYHSGPLSAPTPPNMPPGHTSPQGSYSIPGYSIHGHQGIPPTYPLGQIAQAHVQGAISGPHHSGSHGQPQIVMLQPQQGPGAVPQHPQHGPQQGAHQHFYIQQAMQVQTHPASFHPPGN, encoded by the exons ATGctgaaacaacagcagcaacccGGATCCGGCGGGAGAAAGGCGTCTAACGGGACATCGGGCCCTGCCGGTATGTCTTCTCCAGTCAGCGGGATCAACAACGCCAACAGGGCACCGGCTGGAAG gaatCGATCTTCTGCAAAGCCATCATTCCAGTCATCTCCT GTGTTTGAGGGTGTCTATAACAATGCCAGAATGCTTCATTTCCTCACAGCTGTTGTG GGGTCCACATGTGACGTAAGAGTGAAGAATGGCAGTGCATTTGAGGGCATATTTAAGACTCTCAGTTCTAAG TGCGAGTTGGCTGTGGATGCTGTACACAAACGCAATGAAGAGGAAGGCTCAACATCAGCTCCGCCACGGAGGGAGGACATCACCGACACCATGATCTTCAGCCCCTCAGACCTGGTCACAATGATCTGCAGAGACGTCGACCTCAACTACGCCACCAGAG ACACCTTCACGGACACAGCCATCAGTTCCAGCCGCATCAATGGAGAACATAAAGAGAAGGTTTTGCAGAGATGGGACGGAGGCGACAGCAACGGAGAGAGTTACGATTTGGAAACTGATACA TCTAACGGCTGGGATGCCAACGAGATGTTCCGTTACAATGAAGTGAAATATGGTGTCACATCAACGTATGATTCCAGCCTCTCAATGTACAC TGTACCGCTGGAGAGGGGCAACTCTGAGAACTATCGGCAGAGGGAGGCACGCGCCGCCCGCCTGGCCCAAGAGATTGAGTCAAGCCCACAGTACCGCAGTCGCGTCAACCTGGAAAACGATGAGGGCAGAACTGAGGAGGACAAGTTCAGCGCCGTGGCGCGGGACGGCAACGATCGAGAGAGGGGCCGTGAGAGCCCACGTGACAAAGAGCGGGAAAGGGGACGAGACAGTCCAGGAGCCAGCAACAG GGAGGGCAAGTACATTCCATTACCTCAGCGTCAAAGAGAGATGAACCGGGAACGAGCCGAGAGAGGCTCTGGCGGGCCTCCATCTCACAATCGCCTGAGTGGAGGTTACCGCTCCACCCCTCCATCCTCCTCGTCCCCAAAACCCCCTCTGCCCTCTGCAGCTGGGCCCCAGCCCGGTGTCACCCCCTCGGAGAGAAGCAGCCCTCTGTCAGGTCGTGTCGGTGCCTACGCCCCTCACCACCCACAGGGAAACGCCAGCCCGAGTCCAGGCTCCGGCCCAGCCAGCCCCTACACGCCTGCCTCACCTGGCGGCCCATCATCCAGTTCAGCTTCCGCTTCAACTGCCCCGTCCCCAGCCAGCCCGCCCGCTCCACACGGACACACAGTTCCTCATTCCCACTCACTCCCGCACTCACTGTCCGACGCTAGCAGATCGGTTAATGGAG TTGCTGCCAGGACATCTCCTAAAGCCCAAAGACCTCCACAGTCAAGCCGGACAAGCCGCACTCAGAACTCTCACGCTCAGTCCACAG CTACTCGTTCCCCAAAATCAGGCTCTTCCCAGGACACACCTTACTTGGACACATCTTCTGTCTCGCTGCCTGCTCAGAAGACATCAGGCCCCGCCCCGCTCTTCCCTGTAGATG TGAATGAGATCCTCGGTGCAGCTGCAAAGGAACGCTCCGGCGAGAGCCCGAGCACAACAGAGGAAAGCAAGACAAGTAAAG CGCCGTCGGTTCAGCAGAGGTCGCACATTGAGGAACTGCGGAAATTTGGCAAAGAGTTCAGG CTCCCACCCAGCGGCGCTAACGCCAGCTCTCCCAGTTCTCCGGCAGCAGGGGCGACCCCTCCTGCTGTAAGCGAGGTCAGCCAGCCCAGCGCAGCCAACCCCGCGCCATCAGACGCTCATCCTCCATCAGAGTCTAAACCTCAGCCTGCAGCTCCCAGTCCTTCCCAGACCCAGCCTTCGCCGGCCGTCTCCGAGGACCCCTCCAAGGACACTGCAGCTACACTGGGCACCACAACAGCTGCCGCCACGACGCCCCTCTCAGACAGGCAGTCACCAGCCACCCCTCAGCCTGCCAGGACCCCAGGAAGTGAGGAGGTCAGGTCCGAGGCAGCAGAGAGGACAGAAGGCGTAGCAGA CCAAGTAAAGAAATCAACCTTAAACCCAAATGCTAAAGAGTTCAATCCTATCAAACCTCAGATGCCTATG ACGAAGCCCAACACTGCGCCCACCCCACCTCGGCCAACTCCTCAGAGCCCCGTGGTGCTGCAGCACCCAGGAGGACAGGGGCCGCTCTACAACCCCCAACCCTACCTCTCCTCCTACATCTCACAGATCCACTCTGTGCCG CCCCCACAAATGTACCAGTACACCATGTCTGCAGTGAGCCAGGGAAAATACCCCAGAGCAAAAG GCTCAGTCGTGGCTCAGCGCTCTGACCATGGTTCTTCAGCACCCCCCATGCTGCAAGCTGCATCAGCTGCTGGGGCCCCGCTGGTAGCGTCCCCCTACCCTCAGTCCTACCTTCAGTACAACCCTCAGCAGTATGGCCAGCAGCAGGTCATCCAGGCCATGACACCCTACCCTGGACAG CCCATGTACTCAATGCTGCAAGGTGGAGCCAGGATGATAGGTCAAGGTGGGGGTCCCCACCCACAAGCCCTCGGTCCACCAGGAGGGCCCCAGTTCTCTGCGCAGGGAGATGGACCTCAAGGCCCACAACAGGGCATCTACG CTCCACAGTCATTCTCCCATCACACAGGCGCAGTTCATCAGCCTCAGCCCTCCAGTACACCAACAGGCAATCAGCCCCCACCCCAGCACACTGCACCTAGCCCTGGACAG AACGCCCAGTCGGGCCCACAGCCCCAGTCCTTGTACCACTCAGGCCCCTTGTCGGCACCCACCCCACCCAACATGCCGCCAGGCCACACGTCTCCACAGGGTTCTTACTCCATTCCGGGGTACAGCATCCATGGCCACCAGGGCATCCCACCCACCTACCCCCTTGGACAGATAGCACAG GCTCACGTTCAAGGAGCCATTTCGGGTCCCCACCACTCGGGGAGCCATGGTCAGCCCCaaatagtgatgttgcagccTCAGCAGGGCCCTGGCGCAGTGCCCCAGCACCCCCAACACGGACCTCAGCAGGGAGCACACCAACACTTCTACATCCAGCAAG CGATGCAGGTCCAGACACACCCCGCTTCCTTCCATCCGCCTGGAAACTAA